One window of the Cyanobium sp. AMD-g genome contains the following:
- a CDS encoding DUF4912 domain-containing protein, translated as MARTNPFANLADLSMRQLRELARTLGIQRYSAQDRDGLAEAIADRSGEAGAVPPETPAQPGRTVAALEADMPPAPRPAAETRVVFLPRDPQWAYVFWDISEDDRSDALHAGASQLCLRVADVTGLAGGSAHPHTLQEVVVDSHATEWYLPVPLSDRDYRVELGYRKGAGGGWISLAY; from the coding sequence ATGGCCAGGACCAACCCGTTCGCGAACCTGGCCGACCTCAGCATGCGCCAGTTGCGCGAGCTGGCCAGGACCCTGGGCATCCAGCGCTACAGCGCCCAGGACAGGGATGGCCTGGCCGAGGCCATCGCCGATCGCTCAGGCGAGGCCGGGGCGGTTCCGCCGGAAACACCAGCGCAGCCGGGACGGACCGTCGCGGCCCTGGAGGCGGACATGCCCCCGGCCCCCCGGCCCGCGGCCGAGACCCGCGTCGTCTTCCTGCCCCGTGATCCCCAGTGGGCCTATGTCTTCTGGGACATCTCCGAGGACGACCGCTCAGACGCCCTCCATGCCGGCGCCTCCCAGCTCTGCCTGCGCGTCGCCGACGTGACCGGCCTGGCCGGTGGCTCGGCCCACCCCCACACCCTCCAGGAGGTGGTGGTCGACAGCCATGCCACCGAGTGGTACCTCCCCGTTCCCCTCTCCGACCGCGACTACCGGGTCGAGCTCGGCTACCGCAAGGGCGCCGGCGGCGGCTGGATCTCCCTGGCCTATT